GCCGGGCGCTACATCCACCAGCGCGACCAGCACCCCGCCCCGCTCGACCCGAACTTCACCGGCGCCGGCCGCACGGTCACCAACGACCAGGGCGAATACCTCTTCACCACCATCAAGCCCGGGCCCTACCCGTGGAAGAACCACACCAACGCCTGGCGTCCCGCGCACATCCACTTCTCGGTGTTCGGCAGCGCGTTCACGCAGCGCATCGTCACGCAGATGTACTTCCCGGGCGACCCGCTGTTCGCCCTCGACCCGATCTACAACACCATCCGCCGCCAGCGCGACCGCGATGCGCTGATCAGCATCTACGACCACGACCTCACGGTTCCCGAGTTCTCGATGGGCTACCGGTTCGACATCGTCGTGGACGGCCCCGACGCCACCTGGTTCGAGCCCGAGGAAGAGCACTGATGCCCCGCCCCACCGGTCCGAAGACCCACACCCCGTCCGCCGGCCAGACAGTCGGCCCCTTCTTCCACTACGGCGTGACCTACGACGCCATGCACCAGGTCGCGTTCCCCCATTCGCCGGGGGCGATCGTACTGTCGGGCACGGTCACCGACGGCGCGGGCGCGCCGATTCCCGACGCGCTCGTCGAGGTCTGGTCGGCCGACAGCGACGGCACCGTCTCGCGCGCCCGCGGCGCGCTCCGCCGCGACGGCCACACCTTCACCGGGTACGGCCGCTCCGGCACGACCGACGACGGCCACTACGAGTTCTGGACCCGAAACCCCGGGGCCGAGGCGGGCAAGGCCCCGTTCTTCGCGGTGATCGTCTACGCCCGGGGCCTGCCGAACAAGCTGCACACCCGCATCTACCTGCCCGACGACGAGGCGCTCCTCGCCGCCGACCCGCTGCTGGCCTCACTCGACGCCGACGAGCGCGCTACGCTCATCGCAACGCGCACCCCCGACGGACATCTGCGCCACGACATCCGGCTGCAGGGGGAGAAGGAGACCGTGTTCCTTGCCTTCCCCGACGCCCCCGCCTGACACGTCCGACGACGGCGCGATCGACGTCGGCCTGCTGAGCCCGGTCACCGTCGGTCATGACGCCGGGGTCTCGGATGCCGCCGTGCTCGACGCCCTCGTGACGGCCGAGGTCGCCCTCACCCGCGCCTACGGCCGCGTGGGCGCCGCACCCGGCGGCGCCGTCACCGAGGTCGCCTCGACCTTCGGCTGGCAGGACGGGCAGAGCGGATGCCGCGGGCACGGCGTCGCGCTCGGCGAACTCGTCACCGCGGCGGTGGCCGGGGGGAATCCCGTCATCCCGCTCGTGGGCGCACTGAAGGCCCGGGTGTCGCCGGAGGCGGCGACGTGGATCCACCGCGGGGCGACGAGCCAGGACATCCTCGACACCGCCCTCGTCCTCGTCGCCCGCGATGCGGCCGCCGAGGTCGCCGACTCCCTCGCCGCCACCTCCGTCTCCCTCGCGCACCTCGCGCGCGTGCACCGCGACGAGGTCGCCGCCGCCCGCACGCTCACCCAGCACGCCGTTCCCACGACCGTCGGCGCCCGCGCCGCCGGCTGGCTCCGCGGGGTCGACCGCGCGCGGGCGCGGCTGGACGCCGCACGCGCGGCGCTCCCCGCGCAGCTGGGCGGGGCAGCCGGCACGGCCGCGGCGTTCGCCGAGCACCTGGGATCGCCCGAGGACGCCGCCGCGCTCATCGACGCCTACGCCGCAGAGCTCGGCCTCGCGGCCCCGGCAACCCCGTGGCACACCGAGCGCTGGCCGATCACCGAGCTCGGCGACGCGCTCGTGCAGGCGATCGATGCGGTCGGAAAGATCGCCACCGACGTCGCCACCCTCAGCCGCACCGAGATCGGCGAGGTCGCCGAGGGTGCAGCCGGCGGATCCTCGGCGATGCCGCAGAAGCAGAACCCGGCAGCATCCGTCCTCATCCGGTCCGCGGCGCTTCGCGCTCCGCAGCTGGGGGCGACGCTGCACCTGGCCGCCGCGCTCGCCGCCGACGAGCGGCCCGATGGCGCGTGGCACGCCGAGTGGCCGACGCTGCGCGACCTCCTCCGCCTCGCCCTCGGCGCCGCCGCCACCGCCGCGCGGCTGGCGGGCGGCCTGCGGATCGACACCGCCGCCGTCGCGCACAACCTCGCCGCGACCGGCGGCCTCCTCGTCTCCGAGCGGCTCTCCATCGCCCTCACCCCCCCGATCGGCGCGGCACGCGTGCGCGAGATCGTCGCCGCCGCCGCACGCGGCGACGACCTCGCGGCGCTCCTGCGCGCCCTCCCCGAGCTCGACGGGACGGAGGTCGCGAACCTGCTCGATCCCGCCGCCTACACCGGCCTCGCCGGCACCTTCGTCGACCGCTCGGTCGCCGGATCCCGCGATGCCTCCGACCCCGGGAGAGACCCCCGATGACGCAACCCGCGCTGACCCTCACCGACGCCGGCGGCCCGGCGGGCGCCCCCCTCGTCGTCCTCGGCAACTCCCTCGGCACCTCGACGATCCTGTGGGAGCAGGTCGTTCCGGCCCTTCGGGCCCGGTTCCGGGTGCGCGCCTTCGACCTCCCCGGCCACGGTGCCTCTCCCGCGGCGACCGAGGCGTTCACCGTCGCCGGCCTCGCCGACGCCCTCGCCGCCGAGATCGACGAACCCTTCCACTACGCCGGAGTCTCGCTCGGGGGCGCCGTCGGGTTGGAGCTGGCCCTGCGGCATCCCTCCCTCGTCCGCTCCGCGACGATCATCGCGTCTGGTGCGAAGATCGGCACAGCCGAGGGGTGGCACGAGCGCGCCGCGCAGGTGCGGCAGCAGTCGACGTCGTCGCTCATCATCGCCTCGGCCGGGCGGTGGTTCGCCCCCGACACGATCGCGGCGAACCCCGACCTGACCGGGCGGCTCCTGCACTCCCTGCGCGATGCCGACGCCGAGAGTTACGCCCGCTGCTGCGAGGCGCTCGCCGCGCACGATATGCGTGCCCGGCTCGGCGAGATCGCCGTGCCCGTGCTGGCGGTCTGGGGCGGATACGACCAGGTCACCCCCGAGAGCCTCGCCCGCGAGATCGCCGACGGCGTCGCTCACGGCCGCGCCGCCGGCATCCCGCGCGCCGCGCACCTGCCGCCCGTCGACGAC
The Microbacterium sp. SLBN-154 DNA segment above includes these coding regions:
- a CDS encoding lyase family protein, with translation MPSPTPPPDTSDDGAIDVGLLSPVTVGHDAGVSDAAVLDALVTAEVALTRAYGRVGAAPGGAVTEVASTFGWQDGQSGCRGHGVALGELVTAAVAGGNPVIPLVGALKARVSPEAATWIHRGATSQDILDTALVLVARDAAAEVADSLAATSVSLAHLARVHRDEVAAARTLTQHAVPTTVGARAAGWLRGVDRARARLDAARAALPAQLGGAAGTAAAFAEHLGSPEDAAALIDAYAAELGLAAPATPWHTERWPITELGDALVQAIDAVGKIATDVATLSRTEIGEVAEGAAGGSSAMPQKQNPAASVLIRSAALRAPQLGATLHLAAALAADERPDGAWHAEWPTLRDLLRLALGAAATAARLAGGLRIDTAAVAHNLAATGGLLVSERLSIALTPPIGAARVREIVAAAARGDDLAALLRALPELDGTEVANLLDPAAYTGLAGTFVDRSVAGSRDASDPGRDPR
- a CDS encoding alpha/beta fold hydrolase; the protein is MTQPALTLTDAGGPAGAPLVVLGNSLGTSTILWEQVVPALRARFRVRAFDLPGHGASPAATEAFTVAGLADALAAEIDEPFHYAGVSLGGAVGLELALRHPSLVRSATIIASGAKIGTAEGWHERAAQVRQQSTSSLIIASAGRWFAPDTIAANPDLTGRLLHSLRDADAESYARCCEALAAHDMRARLGEIAVPVLAVWGGYDQVTPESLAREIADGVAHGRAAGIPRAAHLPPVDDPAATAAVVADFIDEIERTPDDPA
- the pcaH gene encoding protocatechuate 3,4-dioxygenase subunit beta gives rise to the protein MTLADQAPTPPAAPESLLATPVQVSQAEITQEIRDLHAEYDRREAAGEVLPATMWDFPPYRSSILRHPTKNPKLVDPETIELLSPAFGQRDVAAIESDLTLQHSGEPMGERITVRGRLLDSWGRPIANQLIEIWQANAAGRYIHQRDQHPAPLDPNFTGAGRTVTNDQGEYLFTTIKPGPYPWKNHTNAWRPAHIHFSVFGSAFTQRIVTQMYFPGDPLFALDPIYNTIRRQRDRDALISIYDHDLTVPEFSMGYRFDIVVDGPDATWFEPEEEH
- the pcaG gene encoding protocatechuate 3,4-dioxygenase subunit alpha; its protein translation is MPRPTGPKTHTPSAGQTVGPFFHYGVTYDAMHQVAFPHSPGAIVLSGTVTDGAGAPIPDALVEVWSADSDGTVSRARGALRRDGHTFTGYGRSGTTDDGHYEFWTRNPGAEAGKAPFFAVIVYARGLPNKLHTRIYLPDDEALLAADPLLASLDADERATLIATRTPDGHLRHDIRLQGEKETVFLAFPDAPA